A portion of the Kazachstania africana CBS 2517 chromosome 2, complete genome genome contains these proteins:
- the SEN2 gene encoding tRNA splicing endonuclease subunit SEN2 (similar to Saccharomyces cerevisiae SEN2 (YLR105C); ancestral locus Anc_8.294) — protein sequence MVKKYSNASNKRYVYPLPVHPTLNSNNPISWAIYLYKCYTNYESSQIAISITKNGQIMVTERESMTYLWEHGFFGTGTLSRSEPSWFSRTYNDDSSTNVLEAITERRRLQRLEFKNEREKITKRLNELRKKRDINSAEDIEGIVKEETRLLEIERESLRNFKEKQESLSASIWKQKDAATSLDIDLVNYESLELMPVEALFLSFAIPVLNIRSDDLLNTLFHENANCETINRFINKYVAYHHYRSHGWCVRSGIKFGTDYLLYKRGPPFQHAEICVMVIDSQASNDYTWYSTLSRVSSGAKKTLLLCYVEVMLNNEEVMELWQKKDLTTIFTNCKVGEVIYRRWVPGKNRD from the coding sequence aTGGTTAAGAAGTACAGTAACGCAAGCAATAAACGATATGTTTATCCATTACCAGTCCATCCCACTTTGAATTCCAATAACCCTATCTCGTGGGCTATATACTTGTATAAGTGTTACACGAATTATGAATCATCGCAAATTGCTATATCCATAACTAAGAATGGTCAAATTATGGTGACTGAGAGGGAATCTATGACATACCTTTGGGAGCATGGCTTTTTTGGTACAGGTACATTGTCAAGAAGTGAGCCATCGTGGTTTTCTCGTACTTATAATGATGATAGTAGCACAAATGTGCTAGAAGCCATCactgaaagaagaagattgcAAAGGTTAGAATTCAAGAATGAGCGTGAAAAGATTACAAAACGGTTGAATGAGCTACgaaaaaagagagataTAAATAGTgctgaagatattgaaggCATTGTGAAGGAAGAAACTAGACTGCTAGAAATTGAAAGGGAAAGTTTGAGGaacttcaaagaaaagcaaGAAAGCTTGTCTGCATCTATATGGAAACAAAAAGATGCAGCAACTAGTCTGGATATTGATTTGGTAAATTACGAGTCTCTAGAGTTGATGCCTGTAGAAGCCCTATTTTTGTCTTTTGCCATACCTGTACTGAATATTCGAAGCGATGACCTTTTGAACACATTATTTCATGAAAATGCTAATTGCGAAACGATTAATAGatttataaataaataCGTTGCATACCACCATTATAGATCACATGGATGGTGTGTAAGGTCAGGAATAAAGTTTGGTACTGACTATCTTCTCTATAAGAGAGGGCCCCCTTTCCAACACGCTGAGATTTGCGTTATGGTAATCGATAGTCAAGCTTCTAATGATTATACTTGGTACTCCACTCTTTCTCGTGTTTCCAGTGGTGCGAAGAAGACTTTACTTTTATGCTACGTAGAGGTGATGTTAAACAATGAAGAAGTAATGGAATTATGGCAAAAGAAAGATCTGACGACAATTTTTACGAACTGTAAAGTTGGTGAAGTCATATATAGGAGATGGGTACCAGGTAAGAACAGAGATTAG